One genomic window of Sphingobacterium oryzagri includes the following:
- a CDS encoding efflux RND transporter periplasmic adaptor subunit, which yields MKSYNIWWVKIFKQTKMDSIGGLSFIVFAALAVGCSSKTTEQEAQSNKKAADSTFCLNEQLKKSTEIITVHEQPINEQLTLSGKIEYNENDLVAFRSLLDGVVEQVAFELGDYVQKGQVLATIKSTQIQELYQQQKSQQSQINLLKKQIQTKKELADDGLLTLPEVLSAEQELEGAQIELDRIQQSLQLYRAAGEGSFHILAPKNGYIIQKAVSAGQSVTTDSDPIFSISNLKEVWVMVNIYANNLRYVNEGDAVKIRTIAYPDQFYPGKIDKIYNVFDANEHVLKARVVLANQNLNLMPGLSADIIINTKNSAGNAFAIPNRAKVFSNNKEYVVVYKDDCHVEARRIRAVGENEEYTFIKDELQEGEKVIGSNALLIFEQLNQ from the coding sequence ATGAAGAGCTACAATATTTGGTGGGTGAAGATTTTTAAACAAACAAAAATGGACAGCATAGGAGGATTATCCTTCATCGTTTTTGCAGCGCTAGCTGTTGGTTGTTCGTCAAAAACAACCGAACAAGAAGCGCAAAGCAATAAAAAAGCAGCGGATTCGACGTTTTGCCTAAACGAACAACTAAAGAAATCAACAGAGATCATCACGGTTCACGAGCAACCGATTAATGAGCAATTGACGCTCTCTGGCAAAATAGAATATAATGAGAACGATTTGGTCGCGTTCCGAAGTTTATTGGACGGTGTGGTGGAGCAAGTTGCTTTCGAACTTGGAGATTATGTGCAAAAAGGGCAGGTGTTAGCGACAATAAAATCGACCCAGATTCAAGAGTTGTATCAACAGCAGAAATCGCAGCAAAGCCAGATTAACCTGTTAAAAAAACAAATTCAGACGAAGAAAGAGTTAGCGGACGACGGTTTGCTGACCCTTCCGGAAGTGTTAAGCGCCGAGCAGGAATTAGAAGGTGCACAGATTGAGCTTGATCGTATTCAGCAAAGCTTGCAGCTTTATCGGGCGGCGGGTGAGGGGAGTTTTCATATTCTGGCGCCGAAAAATGGGTACATCATTCAAAAAGCTGTCAGCGCCGGACAAAGTGTGACGACAGACAGCGATCCTATCTTTTCCATTTCCAACTTAAAGGAAGTTTGGGTCATGGTCAATATCTATGCAAACAATCTGCGCTATGTGAATGAGGGCGACGCGGTGAAAATACGCACCATTGCTTATCCCGATCAATTTTATCCGGGGAAAATTGATAAGATTTACAACGTTTTTGATGCGAATGAGCACGTGCTGAAAGCACGCGTGGTATTGGCCAATCAAAACCTGAATCTGATGCCGGGTTTAAGTGCCGATATTATTATCAACACGAAAAATAGTGCTGGAAATGCGTTTGCGATTCCAAATCGAGCTAAAGTATTCAGCAATAATAAAGAATATGTTGTTGTGTATAAAGACGACTGCCATGTGGAGGCGCGCCGCATTCGGGCGGTGGGCGAAAATGAAGAGTATACATTTATCAAAGACGAACTGCAAGAAGGCGAGAAAGTTATTGGCTCAAACGCCCTGTTAATATTCGAGCAACTCAATCAATAA
- the rny gene encoding ribonuclease Y produces the protein MELSTTISIIISLIIGVVIGRFLLQLVFKKQEQSAQEKAERIVKEAEQQAEHHKKQRGLEAKEKFLQLKAEHEKEVNQRNNTLAQKENTLRQKETSLNQKLESINRDKQELDNKSKKLDQLVEVNEKKKEEVDLLKNQHIKQLETIAGLSAEEAKEQLVSSLREEARSQAMMQIKDIVDEAKLTASKEAKKVVIQTIQRTATESAIENTVSIFNIENDEIKGRIIGREGRNIRALEAATGVEIIVDDTPEAIILSGFDPVRREIARLSLHRLVTDGRIHPARIEEVVAKTRTQIEDEIVEIGERTAIDLGIHGLHPELIRMVGRMRYRSSYGQNLLQHSREVANFAATMASELGLNVKHAKRAGLLHDIGKVPDDNPELPHAILGMQLAEKYKEHPDVCNAIGAHHDEIEMTSLISPIVQACDAISGARPGARREVVESYIKRLKELEELALSYPGVEKTFAIQAGRELRVVVESEKVSDAHAEILAADISNRIQTEMTYPGQIKVTVIRETRSVSYAK, from the coding sequence ATGGAGTTATCTACAACAATTTCGATTATAATTTCGCTTATTATAGGTGTTGTTATCGGTCGTTTTTTGTTACAATTAGTATTCAAAAAGCAGGAGCAATCAGCGCAGGAAAAGGCAGAACGGATCGTAAAGGAAGCTGAACAGCAAGCCGAGCATCATAAAAAGCAACGTGGCTTAGAGGCCAAAGAGAAGTTTTTGCAGTTGAAAGCAGAACACGAAAAAGAGGTTAATCAACGTAATAATACCCTCGCACAAAAAGAAAACACCTTACGCCAGAAAGAGACATCGCTGAACCAAAAGCTGGAAAGCATTAATCGGGATAAGCAAGAGCTAGATAATAAAAGCAAAAAACTGGATCAGCTTGTCGAGGTAAACGAGAAGAAGAAAGAGGAAGTTGATTTGTTAAAAAATCAGCACATCAAGCAACTGGAAACGATCGCAGGCTTATCGGCTGAAGAAGCGAAAGAGCAATTGGTGAGTTCTCTACGTGAGGAAGCTCGTTCGCAAGCTATGATGCAGATCAAAGATATTGTTGATGAAGCGAAACTGACAGCTTCTAAAGAGGCGAAAAAAGTGGTTATCCAAACGATTCAACGTACAGCTACGGAGTCGGCAATCGAAAATACAGTATCGATCTTCAACATTGAAAATGATGAAATTAAAGGGCGTATTATTGGTCGTGAAGGGCGTAATATTCGAGCACTAGAGGCGGCTACAGGCGTGGAGATTATTGTAGATGATACGCCGGAAGCTATTATCCTGTCGGGTTTTGACCCGGTGCGTCGTGAAATTGCTCGTTTGTCCTTGCACCGTTTGGTGACGGATGGTCGTATTCACCCTGCGCGTATTGAAGAGGTGGTTGCTAAAACCCGCACGCAGATTGAAGATGAAATCGTTGAAATTGGTGAACGCACGGCTATCGATCTTGGTATTCACGGGTTACATCCGGAATTGATCCGCATGGTTGGACGTATGCGCTACCGCTCATCTTATGGACAAAACTTGTTGCAGCACTCGCGCGAAGTGGCAAATTTCGCAGCAACGATGGCGTCAGAGCTTGGCTTGAACGTGAAACATGCGAAGCGTGCTGGCTTATTGCACGATATTGGTAAAGTGCCTGATGATAATCCGGAATTGCCACATGCTATTTTAGGTATGCAATTGGCGGAGAAATATAAGGAGCACCCGGACGTTTGTAACGCTATTGGTGCTCACCACGATGAGATTGAGATGACTTCGTTGATTTCGCCGATCGTGCAAGCTTGTGATGCGATTTCTGGTGCTCGTCCCGGCGCGCGTCGTGAAGTTGTAGAAAGTTATATCAAGCGTCTGAAAGAACTGGAAGAATTGGCACTTTCTTATCCTGGTGTCGAGAAAACATTTGCTATCCAAGCTGGTCGTGAACTACGGGTAGTTGTTGAATCGGAAAAAGTTTCTGATGCGCACGCGGAGATCTTAGCAGCTGATATTTCTAACCGTATCCAAACAGAAATGACTTATCCTGGTCAGATTAAGGTTACCGTTATTCGTGAAACGAGATCGGTTTCTTACGCGAAGTAA
- a CDS encoding sensor histidine kinase — protein sequence MKLRHRLSLYAVAIFSIIILIFSVLIYFSYYSQMKAKEYQSLESKSLLAAIFYLEQDELSILEHANVKSQLQKTISRSNIAVFDSLDRLNNGAMLSTGDISPSFLTQVRQQRIASFDNASFFYNGIFYHDNEGDFVVITRESKDEFNAQMLSLFHILLLVFLLGIAFIFLFSQYLSYIAYQPIIRIIDQIKEKDSKNFNEPLTLTKTYSEVEDLVETYNHFVLRIAETFNVQKNFIDYVSHELRTPITALLGTLEVTKTKQRSTDEYEQVMLQLKQYINDLQETLDQMMLLSGAKTNFEFKPIRVDEVVWQVVENMVLYHHAQIEVDIQVLDQQLLHADANDKLLELAIGNLLENAIKYSDNKVVKISFKEDAGRLQLLIVDRGIGIPEHDLLHIRQNFYRGNNTQKYQGKGVGLSIANVIFTLHRIEMHIFSDGNGTTVALYF from the coding sequence ATGAAATTACGGCATAGACTTTCCTTGTATGCTGTTGCTATCTTTAGCATCATTATCTTGATTTTTTCCGTGTTGATTTATTTCTCGTACTACAGTCAAATGAAAGCGAAGGAATATCAATCGTTGGAGAGCAAGTCGTTGCTCGCCGCGATTTTTTACCTGGAACAAGACGAGCTCTCGATCCTGGAACACGCTAACGTAAAAAGCCAGTTGCAAAAGACCATATCCCGAAGTAATATTGCGGTGTTTGATAGCCTGGATCGACTCAATAACGGTGCGATGTTGTCTACCGGAGATATTTCACCCAGTTTTCTGACACAGGTAAGACAGCAGCGTATCGCTTCTTTTGATAATGCCTCTTTTTTCTACAACGGTATTTTTTACCACGACAACGAAGGCGATTTTGTGGTCATCACGCGTGAGTCGAAAGATGAATTTAACGCGCAAATGCTTTCGCTCTTCCATATCCTGCTCCTTGTTTTCTTGCTGGGCATTGCGTTTATCTTTTTATTTTCACAATATCTTAGCTACATCGCTTACCAACCGATCATCCGTATTATCGATCAGATTAAGGAAAAGGATAGTAAAAATTTTAATGAACCGCTTACGCTAACCAAGACGTATTCCGAGGTAGAAGATTTGGTCGAGACGTACAACCATTTTGTGTTGCGCATTGCTGAAACATTTAATGTGCAAAAGAATTTTATTGATTATGTTTCGCATGAACTGCGCACGCCGATTACCGCATTGCTAGGCACCTTGGAGGTTACGAAAACGAAACAACGTTCCACCGATGAATATGAGCAGGTGATGCTGCAGTTGAAACAGTACATCAACGATTTACAGGAGACGCTCGATCAGATGATGCTGTTGTCTGGCGCCAAGACAAATTTTGAATTTAAGCCTATACGGGTAGACGAGGTCGTATGGCAAGTTGTCGAAAATATGGTACTCTATCACCATGCGCAAATTGAAGTCGATATTCAGGTACTCGATCAGCAATTGCTTCACGCCGATGCAAACGATAAACTCCTGGAGTTGGCCATCGGCAATTTATTGGAAAACGCTATCAAATATTCGGACAACAAAGTTGTTAAAATCTCTTTTAAAGAAGATGCAGGACGTTTACAACTGCTGATCGTTGACCGCGGTATTGGCATTCCTGAACATGATCTGCTGCATATCCGACAGAATTTTTACCGCGGCAACAATACCCAAAAATATCAGGGCAAAGGTGTCGGCCTATCGATTGCCAATGTTATTTTTACGTTGCATCGCATAGAAATGCATATTTTCTCTGACGGGAATGGCACCACCGTTGCTTTATATTTCTAA
- a CDS encoding efflux RND transporter permease subunit: MKKLVQGVVTFSLRNTTFILFAVAALFFGGIYALKHTAIEAFPDVTNTRARIITQWPGRSAEEMEKLVTLPIAKEVNSIPRKSNVRSISLFGLSVVTIQFEDGVDDFYAQQYVSNKLGSVDLPEGAEASIEPPSGATGEIFRYVIKGDLPIKEITAIQDWVIERELLGVPGVADVVSFGGEEKIYEIKIHPTELKNYDLSPQDVYEAVSKSNINVGGDVIQQGDQAYVVRGVGLLDKLEDIGNITVKLNGSTPILIKNVADVVISNKPRLGQVGFNADDDLVEGIVIMLRGENPSEVIDRLREKIEELNTRTLPSGVHIETVIDRTKLVDNTVHTVSKNLIEGILLVSLIVFIFLYNWKSTLIVASVIPLSFLFAIIMLRIQGLPANLISMGSLDFGLLLEGTLVIVETVFVAMATLSHRVGPERFAKMSKLGVIKKSAGSVASYIFFALLILIVALLPIFSFQKVEGKMFTPLAFTLGYALFGSLILSLTYVPAMCKLLFTKNMDEKENWITRFFQRTIYGMFATAFRYKRTTVAIFVAILGLCVVKFLHYGSEFLPKLNEGAIYIRATLPNSVNLTESTRLTKEMKKIMVDSCEEIDFILTQTGRPNDGTDPTGFFNIEFNVQLKDESAWNRKVSKDDIIQELREQLNHYPGINFGFSQPIQDNVEEYVAGVKSSLVIKIFGDDLYDLEKYANRVAASIGKVHGIADINVYKNIGLPELRIQLHDAKMAKYGVFTADVQAVIAMTIGGQAATKFYEGDRQFDVVLRFNEAYRDTPEKIKNILIPTSSGQNIPLQEIATVGYQTGPAFIYREGNSRYIGVGFSIEGRDLGSTIEEAKQVVAREVSLPQENHMEWAGEFESKERAAKQLTLVVPISLVLILLLLYVNFGNVKDTLISSLTLAFAFIGGFISLWFTGTIFGISAGIGFIILFGVATIDGIVLIGVIRDNIKHKMPLLEAIQTGVRSRIRPVVMIALMGSMGLLPAAMSTGMGSEIQKPLAIMIVGGLLICLVLSFTVIPVVFYWINRKDKQPGE; this comes from the coding sequence ATGAAGAAGTTAGTACAGGGGGTAGTTACCTTTTCGCTGCGTAATACCACATTTATCTTATTTGCCGTCGCGGCATTATTCTTTGGCGGAATCTATGCGTTAAAGCATACGGCTATTGAGGCTTTTCCGGATGTGACCAACACACGGGCGCGTATCATCACGCAGTGGCCAGGCCGAAGTGCCGAAGAAATGGAAAAATTGGTGACGCTGCCGATTGCAAAAGAAGTAAACAGTATTCCGCGAAAATCTAATGTGCGATCCATATCACTTTTCGGTTTATCCGTCGTGACGATACAGTTTGAAGATGGTGTCGATGATTTTTACGCGCAGCAATACGTTTCCAATAAATTGGGCAGCGTCGATCTGCCAGAAGGCGCCGAAGCATCGATCGAACCGCCATCAGGCGCTACCGGCGAAATTTTTCGCTACGTGATTAAGGGCGACTTACCGATCAAAGAAATAACCGCAATACAAGACTGGGTAATCGAACGGGAGCTGCTAGGTGTGCCAGGTGTTGCGGATGTGGTGAGTTTTGGTGGAGAAGAAAAGATCTATGAAATTAAAATCCATCCCACAGAATTAAAAAATTACGATCTCTCGCCGCAGGATGTCTATGAAGCCGTTTCCAAATCGAATATCAACGTCGGTGGCGATGTGATTCAGCAGGGCGATCAGGCTTATGTGGTGCGCGGTGTGGGGTTGTTGGATAAGTTGGAAGACATCGGGAATATCACCGTTAAATTAAACGGATCTACGCCTATATTGATTAAAAATGTGGCTGATGTCGTCATTTCTAACAAACCACGTTTAGGACAAGTGGGCTTTAACGCCGATGACGATCTGGTGGAGGGTATCGTGATTATGCTGCGCGGCGAAAATCCGTCGGAAGTGATCGATCGCCTGCGTGAAAAGATCGAAGAGTTGAATACGCGCACATTGCCGTCGGGTGTTCACATTGAAACGGTGATTGATCGCACCAAATTGGTAGACAATACCGTGCACACCGTGTCGAAAAACTTGATCGAAGGTATCCTGTTGGTATCTCTGATTGTTTTTATCTTTTTGTACAATTGGAAATCTACGCTTATCGTGGCGTCGGTTATTCCGTTGTCCTTTTTATTTGCGATCATCATGTTGCGCATCCAGGGCTTGCCGGCCAACCTTATCTCGATGGGTTCGCTGGATTTTGGGCTTTTACTGGAAGGCACATTAGTTATCGTCGAAACCGTCTTTGTAGCGATGGCTACGCTCTCGCATCGCGTAGGTCCCGAGCGTTTCGCAAAAATGTCTAAACTGGGCGTGATCAAGAAAAGTGCGGGCAGTGTGGCTTCGTATATCTTCTTCGCCTTACTTATCTTGATCGTGGCCTTGCTACCCATTTTCTCTTTTCAGAAGGTGGAAGGCAAAATGTTTACACCACTCGCATTCACGCTGGGTTACGCGTTGTTTGGATCGTTGATCTTAAGCTTAACCTATGTACCGGCGATGTGTAAGCTACTTTTTACCAAAAATATGGATGAGAAAGAAAATTGGATTACCCGTTTCTTTCAACGCACGATTTACGGCATGTTCGCTACGGCCTTTCGTTATAAAAGAACGACCGTTGCAATCTTCGTGGCGATATTAGGTCTTTGTGTGGTGAAGTTCCTGCATTATGGCTCCGAGTTTTTGCCCAAGTTAAATGAGGGCGCCATCTATATCCGCGCAACGTTACCCAATAGTGTGAATCTCACAGAATCTACGCGGTTAACCAAGGAAATGAAAAAAATCATGGTAGATAGCTGCGAGGAAATTGATTTCATCCTGACGCAAACCGGTCGGCCAAACGATGGTACCGATCCGACGGGCTTTTTCAACATCGAATTTAATGTGCAGCTGAAAGATGAAAGCGCCTGGAATCGTAAGGTCAGCAAGGACGATATCATACAGGAGCTGCGCGAGCAGCTGAACCACTATCCGGGGATTAACTTCGGCTTTAGCCAGCCTATCCAGGATAATGTGGAAGAATATGTAGCGGGTGTAAAGAGCTCCTTGGTGATCAAGATTTTTGGTGACGATCTGTATGACCTGGAAAAGTATGCAAACCGCGTTGCGGCTTCCATTGGTAAAGTACATGGTATTGCGGATATTAACGTTTACAAAAATATCGGTCTTCCGGAGCTACGCATCCAGCTACACGACGCGAAAATGGCGAAGTACGGCGTGTTTACCGCCGATGTACAAGCGGTGATTGCCATGACTATAGGCGGACAGGCTGCTACGAAATTTTACGAAGGTGATCGGCAGTTTGACGTGGTTTTGCGCTTCAACGAAGCTTATCGTGATACGCCGGAAAAGATTAAAAATATATTGATTCCCACCAGTAGCGGCCAAAATATTCCCCTACAAGAAATAGCGACCGTGGGTTATCAAACGGGCCCCGCTTTTATTTATCGGGAAGGAAATAGCCGGTATATAGGCGTGGGCTTTAGTATTGAAGGTCGTGATTTGGGCAGCACGATTGAAGAAGCCAAACAGGTCGTGGCGCGTGAAGTTTCTCTTCCGCAGGAAAACCATATGGAATGGGCGGGCGAATTTGAGAGTAAAGAGCGGGCAGCCAAACAATTGACGCTCGTGGTGCCTATTTCGCTGGTGCTGATTTTGCTGCTGCTTTACGTCAATTTTGGCAACGTTAAAGATACGCTTATCTCGTCGTTAACGCTGGCTTTTGCCTTTATCGGCGGCTTTATATCGCTCTGGTTCACGGGCACTATATTCGGTATTTCAGCCGGTATTGGTTTTATTATTTTGTTTGGTGTCGCGACTATCGATGGTATTGTACTGATTGGTGTGATTCGTGATAATATAAAACATAAGATGCCGTTGCTGGAAGCTATTCAAACGGGTGTCCGTAGTCGTATCAGGCCAGTCGTGATGATCGCTTTAATGGGATCGATGGGCTTGCTGCCCGCAGCGATGTCTACAGGTATGGGATCGGAGATCCAAAAACCATTGGCAATTATGATCGTGGGTGGATTGTTGATTTGTCTGGTCTTGAGCTTTACCGTAATTCCCGTTGTTTTTTACTGGATCAATAGAAAAGATAAACAGCCGGGTGAATAA
- a CDS encoding TolC family protein yields MRYICSTILAIVMVSLCKAQTYSLAQLEASFIEHNYSLIASKFAIGRAEAEIVQEKLWPNPNLAIGEVNLWANANSETMPPLIGNYGRTQQVSVELEQLIETAGKRKKRVAIKQLEQRAAVYEFEELVRELKKELRQTFFHVASTVQERDRLALLVAQFAKLNTQYSRQAAQQNVSKADYYRIQTELVSLQRELVEIEDDLAEGLQTLRVLTRQQGLTIKQLDFQLAAQQQIKPLPADVKELALAQNIGLKQQQAQVDLANTQLVLEKAQRKPDVTLQLGYDRGGNIMQDFIGVGLSLDLPVFNRNKGNIKAAQFQVETEKANQQALQWTLENVLDRLSNQLLNYQQTLEVWPVEATEGQLHMVENYQKHLQSGQVTLMEFIDFAQAAREAHKAYVETWENYNKTYEELQYLVGEDF; encoded by the coding sequence GTGAGATATATTTGTAGTACAATTTTGGCCATCGTGATGGTTTCGCTGTGTAAAGCGCAGACCTATTCCTTAGCACAATTGGAGGCCAGCTTCATAGAACATAACTATTCTCTTATCGCCAGTAAGTTTGCTATCGGTCGCGCAGAGGCGGAAATCGTGCAGGAAAAACTATGGCCTAATCCTAATCTGGCCATCGGCGAAGTTAATTTATGGGCCAATGCCAATAGTGAAACCATGCCGCCGTTGATCGGAAATTATGGTAGAACACAGCAGGTATCTGTTGAGTTGGAGCAGCTTATCGAAACGGCAGGTAAACGTAAAAAACGCGTAGCCATCAAGCAGCTGGAGCAACGTGCGGCTGTTTACGAATTTGAAGAGCTGGTGCGAGAGTTAAAAAAGGAACTTCGGCAAACATTTTTTCACGTTGCCAGTACAGTGCAAGAGCGAGATCGACTGGCCTTGCTCGTTGCGCAATTTGCAAAGCTTAATACCCAATACAGCCGGCAAGCTGCGCAGCAAAATGTGTCAAAAGCAGATTACTACCGCATACAAACCGAATTGGTGAGTTTACAACGCGAATTGGTGGAGATCGAGGATGATCTCGCAGAAGGACTGCAAACGCTTCGCGTGCTTACGCGGCAGCAGGGATTAACGATTAAACAATTAGATTTTCAATTGGCAGCCCAACAGCAGATTAAGCCTTTACCTGCGGATGTCAAAGAATTAGCCTTAGCGCAAAATATAGGTCTGAAGCAGCAGCAGGCGCAGGTTGATTTGGCGAATACGCAACTCGTGCTGGAAAAAGCGCAGCGCAAACCCGATGTGACCTTACAGCTAGGCTACGATCGCGGCGGAAACATCATGCAAGATTTCATCGGCGTTGGCTTAAGCTTGGATCTACCCGTCTTTAACCGTAATAAAGGAAATATTAAAGCAGCACAATTTCAAGTAGAAACGGAAAAGGCCAATCAACAAGCTTTGCAATGGACGTTGGAGAATGTGCTCGATCGGTTAAGTAATCAATTACTAAACTATCAGCAAACTTTGGAAGTATGGCCCGTGGAAGCTACAGAAGGTCAGCTGCATATGGTTGAAAACTATCAGAAGCATTTGCAATCCGGGCAAGTTACCTTAATGGAGTTTATCGATTTTGCGCAAGCCGCCCGGGAAGCGCATAAGGCGTATGTGGAAACCTGGGAAAATTATAATAAGACATATGAAGAGCTACAATATTTGGTGGGTGAAGATTTTTAA
- a CDS encoding cell division protein ZapA, whose translation MGEISIKINIADRVYPLRVDTEEEEVIRHAAKLINEKIKELQDNYAVRDKQDLLSMCVLQYATGMIKAERKAQQHEEGIEEQIHELDDLLTDFFKK comes from the coding sequence ATGGGAGAAATTTCCATAAAAATAAATATTGCAGACCGTGTTTATCCGTTGCGGGTAGATACTGAAGAGGAAGAGGTGATTAGACACGCTGCGAAATTAATAAATGAAAAGATAAAGGAACTGCAAGATAATTATGCGGTTCGTGATAAGCAGGATTTGCTTTCGATGTGTGTGTTACAATATGCTACCGGTATGATTAAGGCCGAGCGTAAGGCACAACAACATGAGGAGGGAATAGAAGAGCAGATTCACGAATTGGATGATTTATTAACAGACTTCTTTAAGAAATAA
- a CDS encoding response regulator transcription factor — MQILVVEDDNRISNFLIKGLEEFGYLVTLCKNAEDVLAHYLHMEWDLIILDIMLPGMDGVQLLQTLRYKKVYSPILMLSALNAVQDKVSALDYGADDYLTKPFHFDELLSRIKALTRRQQYQQQESPKAELTFGDLRINLEQYQVSLANEPVELSPREYKLLIYLVENMDKTVGRIQILNAVWGITFDNHTNVVDVYISYLRNKIEKDGRKYIHTVKGVGYIFKV, encoded by the coding sequence ATGCAGATTCTTGTAGTGGAAGACGACAACCGAATAAGTAATTTTCTGATCAAGGGATTGGAGGAGTTTGGTTATTTGGTTACCTTATGTAAAAATGCGGAGGATGTGTTGGCGCATTACCTGCATATGGAGTGGGATTTGATTATTTTAGATATTATGTTGCCGGGCATGGATGGCGTGCAGTTGTTGCAAACCTTGCGTTATAAAAAAGTGTATAGCCCTATTTTGATGCTCAGCGCGCTGAATGCGGTGCAAGATAAAGTGTCGGCGCTAGATTATGGCGCGGATGATTACCTGACCAAACCTTTTCATTTTGATGAGTTGCTCTCGCGTATCAAAGCGCTGACCAGACGCCAGCAGTACCAGCAACAGGAATCGCCGAAGGCAGAACTTACGTTTGGGGATCTTCGTATTAACCTGGAACAGTATCAGGTAAGCTTAGCGAATGAGCCGGTCGAATTGTCGCCGAGGGAATACAAGTTGTTGATCTATCTGGTGGAAAATATGGATAAAACGGTAGGTCGCATCCAGATATTGAATGCCGTTTGGGGCATAACTTTTGACAACCATACCAACGTGGTGGATGTTTACATATCTTATTTACGAAACAAGATTGAAAAAGACGGACGCAAATATATTCACACGGTAAAGGGTGTGGGTTATATCTTTAAAGTGTAA